Proteins co-encoded in one Arthrobacter sp. ERGS1:01 genomic window:
- a CDS encoding ABC transporter substrate-binding protein — MKRHLALLTAATAVLFSVAVSACGGPATADAGGGGHEVTTLRYQGSANSVTLPELAADLGYLGNIKLDWVGNTISGPQDIQSAATDQTDFGGAFTGAVVKLADAGAKITGVVNYYGSDAKTFGGYYVLDNSPIHTARDLIGKKIGVNTLGGQSEAVIHTFLLQNGLSEAEIKQVQLVVLPPNDTEQAVRRGQVDVGALGSVLQDHAVAAGGLRSLFNDFKLFGTFPGGQYVFRDDFIAQNPDTVRTFTTGVAKAIKWETETPRAEVIARFTKIIQGRGRSESTAALQFWKSPGVPNNGVIADKDFTLWAGYLKDAGVVTGTLQPEKYYTNKFNELAGTPASAAAKG, encoded by the coding sequence ATGAAACGCCATCTAGCACTCCTCACCGCAGCGACCGCCGTCCTCTTCTCCGTGGCCGTCTCCGCCTGCGGTGGCCCGGCCACAGCCGACGCCGGAGGTGGCGGCCATGAGGTCACGACGCTGCGGTACCAGGGCTCGGCCAACTCGGTCACGCTGCCGGAGCTGGCCGCCGATCTGGGCTACCTCGGCAACATCAAACTGGACTGGGTGGGCAACACCATCAGCGGTCCCCAGGACATCCAGTCCGCCGCAACCGACCAGACCGACTTTGGCGGCGCCTTCACGGGGGCCGTGGTCAAGCTGGCCGACGCCGGAGCCAAGATCACCGGCGTCGTGAACTACTACGGTTCGGACGCCAAGACTTTTGGCGGCTACTACGTGCTGGACAACAGCCCCATCCACACGGCGCGGGACCTGATCGGCAAGAAGATCGGCGTCAACACCCTGGGCGGGCAGTCCGAGGCCGTCATCCACACGTTCTTGTTGCAGAACGGGCTCAGCGAGGCAGAGATCAAACAGGTCCAGCTGGTGGTGCTGCCACCCAATGACACCGAACAGGCGGTCCGCCGCGGCCAGGTCGACGTCGGCGCGCTCGGTTCGGTGCTCCAGGACCACGCCGTGGCCGCCGGCGGGCTCAGGTCGCTGTTCAACGACTTCAAGCTCTTCGGCACGTTCCCGGGCGGCCAATACGTTTTCCGCGACGACTTCATCGCCCAAAACCCCGACACCGTGCGGACCTTCACCACGGGCGTGGCCAAGGCCATCAAGTGGGAGACGGAGACCCCGCGCGCGGAGGTGATCGCCCGGTTCACCAAGATCATCCAGGGCCGCGGACGCAGCGAAAGCACGGCGGCCCTGCAGTTCTGGAAGAGCCCCGGCGTCCCCAACAACGGCGTCATCGCGGACAAGGACTTCACGCTTTGGGCCGGCTACCTGAAGGACGCCGGGGTGGTCACCGGGACGCTGCAACCCGAGAAGTACTACACCAACAAATTCAACGAGCTGGCGGGTACCCCCGCATCAGCCGCCGCGAAAGGATGA
- a CDS encoding FAS1-like dehydratase domain-containing protein, producing the protein MSINPQLQGRSYPAGDVYSVGRESIRDFARAVKAAHPAHFDVAAAQALGHADLVAPPTYAIIVAQRADAQLINDPDSGIDFSRVVHAEQKFTHHRAIVAGDELVAELHVDTVRAMGGGAMITTRAEISTVSGDAVATTVSAILVRGEGQ; encoded by the coding sequence ATGAGTATCAATCCGCAACTGCAGGGGCGCAGCTACCCCGCCGGCGACGTTTACAGCGTCGGCCGCGAGTCCATTCGGGACTTTGCCCGGGCCGTCAAAGCCGCCCATCCCGCCCACTTTGACGTTGCCGCCGCGCAGGCCCTGGGTCATGCCGACCTGGTGGCCCCGCCGACGTACGCCATCATCGTGGCCCAACGCGCCGACGCACAGTTGATCAACGATCCAGACTCCGGCATCGACTTTTCCCGCGTGGTCCACGCCGAGCAGAAATTCACCCACCACCGCGCCATCGTGGCCGGTGACGAACTAGTCGCCGAACTCCACGTCGACACCGTCCGTGCCATGGGCGGCGGCGCCATGATCACCACCCGCGCCGAAATTTCCACCGTATCCGGCGACGCCGTCGCCACCACGGTTTCGGCCATTCTGGTACGCGGGGAGGGACAATAA
- a CDS encoding HpcH/HpaI aldolase/citrate lyase family protein → MSSTVGSDASSQPTRTRNIPAEIARSWLLVPATRPEIFDEAANSRADAIVLDIEDAVDPKKKDAARADVINWLRNGGKAWVRINDVHSDFWADDVAELRNIPNLLGVMLAKTENAEQVKETYHRLDGKTRVLALVESAVGIEEANNIAKAEGAFRLAFGSGDFRRDTGMAADREAMAYPRAKLVVASRVGNLPGPIDGPTVGTNHPILREQSAITVSMGMTGKLALAIDQTTIINEVISPTPTDVAWATDFMNDFNARGGVIRDGSDLPRLGRAEKIMKLAVAYGVQPAS, encoded by the coding sequence ATGTCTAGTACCGTTGGCAGCGACGCCTCCTCCCAGCCCACCCGCACACGCAACATCCCGGCGGAAATCGCCCGCTCCTGGCTCTTGGTGCCCGCAACCCGTCCGGAAATCTTTGACGAAGCGGCCAACTCCCGCGCCGACGCAATCGTGTTGGATATCGAAGACGCCGTCGACCCCAAGAAGAAGGACGCGGCCCGTGCCGACGTCATCAACTGGCTCCGCAACGGCGGCAAGGCCTGGGTCCGCATCAACGACGTCCACTCCGACTTCTGGGCCGACGACGTCGCCGAGCTGCGCAACATTCCCAACCTGCTCGGCGTGATGCTGGCCAAGACGGAAAACGCGGAGCAGGTCAAGGAGACCTACCACCGCCTCGACGGCAAGACCCGCGTGCTGGCGCTGGTGGAATCCGCCGTCGGCATCGAGGAAGCCAACAACATCGCCAAGGCCGAGGGCGCCTTCCGCCTGGCCTTCGGCTCCGGCGACTTCCGCCGCGACACCGGCATGGCCGCCGACCGCGAGGCCATGGCCTACCCGCGCGCCAAGCTCGTCGTCGCCAGCCGTGTCGGCAACCTGCCCGGCCCGATCGACGGCCCCACCGTGGGCACCAACCACCCGATCCTGCGCGAACAGTCGGCCATCACGGTCTCGATGGGCATGACCGGCAAGCTGGCCCTGGCCATCGACCAGACCACCATCATCAACGAGGTCATCAGCCCCACCCCGACCGACGTCGCCTGGGCCACCGACTTCATGAACGACTTCAACGCCCGTGGCGGCGTCATCCGCGACGGCTCCGACCTGCCCCGCCTGGGCCGCGCCGAGAAGATCATGAAGCTGGCCGTGGCCTACGGCGTCCAGCCGGCCAGCTAG
- a CDS encoding TetR/AcrR family transcriptional regulator: MTTQPSARDRILAAYEDLLINDGPRAATLDAVAAAAGVSKGGLLYHFKSKEALRDGLLEKMAELAAVDFDQMATDPEGSASYYVRTSVFGGTTFDKTIVAAMRLAQGDDSTVRTAFSAVHATWYGLILADVGDPAVARAIMLLGDGLYYNAALFGLPSLPAHDAGPDGGVDVAALLAVVARMRS, from the coding sequence ATGACTACACAACCGTCCGCACGCGATCGGATCCTGGCAGCATACGAGGATTTGCTGATCAACGACGGCCCCCGCGCGGCCACCCTTGACGCGGTTGCCGCCGCCGCCGGCGTTTCCAAGGGCGGGCTGCTCTACCACTTCAAGAGCAAGGAAGCGCTGCGGGACGGGTTGCTGGAAAAGATGGCCGAGCTGGCCGCCGTCGACTTTGACCAAATGGCCACCGACCCCGAGGGCAGCGCCAGCTACTACGTGCGCACCAGTGTCTTTGGCGGCACCACCTTCGACAAGACCATCGTCGCGGCCATGCGCCTGGCCCAGGGCGACGACAGCACCGTCCGGACGGCTTTCTCGGCCGTCCACGCCACCTGGTACGGCCTGATCCTTGCCGACGTCGGCGACCCCGCCGTGGCCCGGGCCATCATGCTCCTCGGCGACGGGCTCTACTACAACGCGGCGCTCTTTGGCCTGCCGTCCCTGCCCGCCCACGACGCCGGCCCCGACGGCGGCGTCGACGTTGCGGCACTGCTGGCCGTGGTGGCGCGAATGCGGTCTTAG
- a CDS encoding MFS transporter, with the protein MNGVTAWRNGVVTAYAGSGLVFATWVSRLPAIKSDLGLTPGSVGLMLLCMSLGSFISVGASGLVVLRLGSKLTSRLGSLIQAVGIITIGLGATVFATPLVVGAGMIIVGLGTGSWNTASNIEGAAVERALGRHIMPRLHGSFSIGTVAGAGLGALAASVHLPVAIHLSVIAVLVSVAVWIGAGHYQADRRQPGAVMVDTTVNTDLDAVPGTGPIPIVATAKTPGPAATAEDAAKRAGKEKIAAAWKDPRTLLLGVLVLGLGLAEGAAGDWVALALVDGYGAKQDMGAIGYGIFVSAMTIGRFAGTVVLDKYGRVIVLRVGAALAVIGLGLFVFAPNQPLALTALVFWGLGSALGFPVAMSAASDDPEHAAARVSVVSTVGYGAFLGGPPLLGLLAEHVGVLHSLLAVLVMLVVAFFLTPVVRKPKYLDNTGPHASRDTVEA; encoded by the coding sequence GTGAACGGCGTCACCGCCTGGCGCAACGGTGTAGTCACCGCCTATGCCGGATCCGGACTGGTCTTCGCCACTTGGGTGTCCCGTCTGCCGGCCATCAAGTCCGATTTGGGGCTGACCCCCGGCTCCGTGGGACTCATGCTGCTGTGCATGTCACTGGGGTCCTTCATCTCCGTCGGCGCGTCCGGGCTCGTGGTGCTGCGGCTGGGATCCAAGCTCACCTCCCGGCTGGGCAGCCTGATCCAGGCAGTCGGCATCATCACGATTGGGCTGGGTGCGACCGTTTTCGCAACACCCCTCGTGGTGGGCGCGGGCATGATCATCGTGGGCTTGGGCACGGGCAGTTGGAACACCGCCTCCAATATTGAGGGCGCTGCCGTGGAGCGGGCGCTCGGCCGGCACATCATGCCGCGCCTGCACGGTTCCTTCAGCATCGGCACCGTGGCCGGCGCAGGGCTTGGCGCCCTCGCCGCCTCGGTGCACCTGCCCGTGGCCATCCACCTGTCCGTGATCGCCGTCCTTGTCAGCGTTGCCGTGTGGATCGGGGCCGGCCACTACCAGGCCGACCGCCGCCAGCCCGGTGCCGTCATGGTCGACACCACCGTCAACACCGACCTCGACGCCGTTCCCGGCACCGGTCCCATCCCCATCGTCGCGACGGCCAAAACGCCTGGGCCGGCCGCGACCGCCGAGGACGCCGCCAAGCGGGCCGGCAAGGAAAAGATCGCCGCCGCCTGGAAGGATCCGCGCACCCTGCTGCTGGGTGTGCTGGTGCTGGGCCTGGGCCTGGCCGAGGGGGCCGCGGGGGACTGGGTGGCCCTGGCCCTCGTGGACGGGTACGGGGCAAAACAGGACATGGGCGCAATCGGCTACGGCATCTTCGTCTCCGCCATGACTATAGGCCGCTTTGCCGGAACCGTCGTGCTGGACAAGTATGGCCGCGTGATCGTGCTCCGCGTGGGGGCCGCCCTGGCCGTGATCGGACTTGGCTTGTTCGTCTTTGCGCCCAACCAGCCGCTGGCCCTGACCGCGCTGGTCTTCTGGGGGCTGGGCTCCGCGCTGGGCTTCCCCGTGGCGATGTCGGCGGCGTCGGACGACCCCGAGCACGCCGCGGCCCGCGTGTCCGTGGTCTCGACCGTCGGCTACGGCGCGTTCCTGGGCGGCCCGCCGCTACTGGGCCTGCTGGCCGAGCACGTGGGCGTGCTGCATTCGCTGCTGGCAGTCCTTGTCATGCTCGTGGTGGCGTTCTTCCTGACCCCCGTGGTGCGCAAGCCGAAGTATCTGGACAACACGGGACCCCACGCCTCCCGCGATACTGTAGAAGCGTGA
- a CDS encoding MaoC family dehydratase translates to MNFAELVVGQEIGSRRIDITRADLVKYAGASGDFNPIHWNERFAREVELPGVIAHGMFTMGAAVQLVTDWVGDPAAVLGYGTRFTKPVPVADLDGAPGAVVDVVGVIGALDADASTARIDLTVSLDGQKVLVKAQATVRVA, encoded by the coding sequence ATGAACTTTGCAGAACTCGTTGTGGGCCAGGAGATCGGCTCGCGCCGCATCGACATCACCCGCGCGGACCTGGTCAAGTATGCCGGTGCGTCCGGGGACTTCAACCCGATCCACTGGAACGAACGGTTCGCCCGGGAGGTGGAACTGCCCGGCGTCATTGCCCACGGCATGTTCACCATGGGTGCGGCGGTGCAGCTGGTGACCGATTGGGTGGGCGACCCTGCGGCCGTCCTCGGCTACGGAACCCGCTTCACCAAGCCCGTCCCCGTGGCGGACCTTGACGGGGCCCCGGGTGCCGTGGTCGACGTCGTGGGCGTCATTGGTGCGCTGGACGCGGACGCCTCCACGGCCCGCATCGATCTCACCGTCAGCCTCGATGGACAAAAGGTTTTGGTCAAGGCGCAAGCCACGGTCCGCGTGGCGTGA
- a CDS encoding MFS transporter, giving the protein MALTLHTPTSGTVPARAGVRSWIALAVLMLPVLLVSVDNTVLSFAIPSISLALTPSATELLWIIDVYPLVLAALLVPMGSLADRFGRRRLLLLGSTGFALVSVLAAFAPSATALIGYRALLGVFGAMLMPSTLSLIRNLFAHQDQRRTAIAVWAACFSGGAALGPIVGGFLLEHFWWGAVFLLAVPVLIPLLILAPLFVPASKDPAPGKIDPLSILLSFGAMVPTIFGIKEIAQTGMTLTNVVCIAVGLGLGVVFVRRQLGRRNPMLDVRLFKNPVFSGGVLANLLSIFSLVGFLYFITQHLQLVVGLSPTEAAFVLVPGLVISIVTGLLAASLAKFFKPSRLVAAGLLLNAVGFLLVLLNSSGSVAGIIAAFVVLGAGVGIAETISNDLILSAAPPAKAGAASAISETAYEVGSVLGTAVLGSILAAAYRLHVAVPAGIPEAGAHTAGQTLGGAIEVAGTLPAAQGQALLDSAKHAFDSGQGVVAMVGVVLMLGAALMCLWALRSAKSSPTPVDH; this is encoded by the coding sequence ATGGCTCTGACACTTCACACCCCGACCTCCGGAACAGTCCCGGCCCGCGCAGGAGTGCGCTCATGGATCGCCCTGGCAGTGCTCATGCTGCCGGTCCTGCTGGTGTCCGTGGACAACACCGTGCTCAGTTTCGCCATCCCCTCCATCTCGCTGGCGCTGACGCCGTCGGCCACCGAACTGCTGTGGATCATCGACGTCTACCCGCTGGTCCTGGCCGCGCTGCTGGTTCCCATGGGCAGCCTGGCCGACCGTTTCGGCCGGCGCCGGCTGCTCCTGCTGGGCAGCACCGGCTTCGCCCTGGTCTCGGTGCTGGCCGCGTTTGCGCCGTCGGCCACGGCCCTCATCGGCTACCGGGCGCTCCTAGGCGTGTTTGGCGCCATGCTCATGCCCTCCACGCTGTCGCTGATCCGCAACCTCTTCGCGCACCAGGACCAGCGCCGCACCGCCATCGCGGTGTGGGCGGCCTGCTTCTCCGGCGGCGCGGCGCTGGGCCCGATCGTGGGCGGATTCCTGCTGGAGCACTTCTGGTGGGGTGCAGTATTCCTGCTGGCCGTGCCCGTGCTGATCCCCCTGCTGATCCTGGCTCCGCTGTTTGTGCCGGCGTCCAAGGATCCCGCGCCGGGCAAGATCGACCCGTTGAGCATCCTGCTGTCCTTTGGCGCCATGGTGCCGACCATCTTCGGCATCAAGGAGATCGCCCAGACGGGCATGACCCTCACCAACGTGGTCTGCATCGCGGTGGGCCTGGGCCTGGGCGTGGTGTTCGTGCGACGCCAGCTGGGCCGCCGCAACCCCATGCTGGACGTGCGCCTGTTCAAGAACCCCGTCTTCAGCGGCGGTGTCCTGGCCAACCTGCTGAGCATCTTCTCGCTGGTGGGATTCCTGTACTTCATCACCCAGCACCTGCAGCTCGTGGTTGGACTCTCCCCCACCGAGGCCGCGTTCGTGCTGGTGCCCGGGCTCGTGATCTCCATTGTGACCGGGCTGTTGGCGGCGTCCCTGGCCAAATTCTTCAAGCCGTCCCGGCTGGTGGCCGCCGGCCTGCTGCTGAACGCCGTCGGATTCCTGCTCGTGTTGCTGAACTCCAGCGGTTCCGTGGCCGGGATCATTGCGGCGTTCGTGGTGCTCGGCGCCGGCGTGGGCATCGCGGAGACCATCTCCAACGACCTCATCCTCTCCGCAGCCCCGCCGGCCAAGGCGGGTGCGGCGTCGGCGATCTCCGAGACCGCCTACGAGGTGGGTTCGGTGTTGGGTACCGCCGTGCTGGGCAGCATCCTCGCCGCCGCGTACCGCCTGCATGTGGCGGTGCCGGCCGGCATCCCGGAGGCCGGGGCGCACACTGCCGGTCAGACGCTGGGCGGGGCCATCGAGGTCGCCGGTACGCTGCCGGCTGCGCAGGGCCAGGCGCTGCTGGATTCGGCCAAGCACGCCTTCGACTCCGGCCAGGGCGTGGTTGCCATGGTGGGCGTGGTGTTGATGCTGGGGGCGGCGCTCATGTGCCTGTGGGCGCTGCGTTCGGCCAAATCAAGCCCGACGCCGGTGGACCACTAG